AATGTAGCACCATGCTTTCATCTGGATAATCATCGATATTTCACTAAATTACCAGAACTTTTATGTTTTATAAACACATGTAAATGCCGTTATTAATCTAAAAGACCGAAACGAAGTATTGACTGTGGCCGAGTTGTTAGCAAGGTCAATCAAAATACTTAGCTATTGGGTTAATAAATAAGACAAGTCTTAAATAGCATACATCTATGATATACTACCAATAAAACTCGCCATAGTCTTTATAGTAAAGTAagttatattataataagTATAGTATAACCACTACTGATGATTGgagaattggaaaaaaagGGTGGACGAGGGAGATCTGCTCAATTTATAGTAAAGAAAAGGTACTGCATACAGACACAACAAGtgaagatttttttttttgcctcATCACAAAAGAATTTACCCGACTCCAACCTCTTCACACGACCTGTTAAGATCTGAAAAATTGatgcttttttttattaggGTTTCTagatattattgttaaGATTCGTAGAATTTAAGTATTTGTTAATCAATGTCGTCTACACTATCAAGTAAACTAGATCAATTAAAGAGCTGGTTGGATAAAAACTCATTTTGGCGAGAAGACTTGATCATAAAAGACTCACCGTATGGAGGAATTGGGGTATTTAGTCAAGGTCCAATCgatattgaagaagacccattattattacgTATACCGAAAACCAACTTGTTAGCACCTAAGAACtcttatatttataatcttTTAGTAGATTATGAATCTGAGAACTCAGATATTATACTATCGGAAGGGATGTTTGGATTAGTCATTACGGTTATTTATGAACTTCAATGTCATGATTCCTCACCATGGTTCAAATATTTACAAACAATCGACTTTAACAATTCCCAAATACCCGTTTGTTTATGGGatacaattgataaagaaaatttaaaaaatactCAATTGGATCTATTGAATTTCCTTGACCctcaagaattaattgacTTCTATATAGAGGCCATTAGATTTGCTCAAAAAAATCTGGATATATTGCCAATACCGtcaatattaaatataaataatacaGATTTGTGCTCAGAAATATTGATTAAACATCACAAcgataaattaattgaatttggtaAAGTTATTCAAAGTGTGATTTCTCGAGCATTCatgattgataattattaccaattgGGTTTAGTTCCTGCAGCTGATTTATTCAATCATTTATCGCCAAAACTTATAGATGGGAAAGTTCTTGATCGTGAAAATATCCATTTTGTTTGTGATGGAACAGTTTGTGATATATGCGGAGAGCAAGAATGTGATCATGAAGAGGACgaggaagaagatgaaggCATGGAACAAGAACCACAGGAAGACGACAATCATGCTGAGAGTATTACTTCGATTAGTATGGACTACATATATGAAATGGAGCAAGATGAATTGAGTGACGCAGATACTGATGTTGATCCAGAAGAAGCATCGACGTTATCTatggaagaagaaattagaGTGAATGGCGCCGACCAAGATTTGGCAAATGAATTATCAGATAGCTCAAAATGCTGTGATGCGATTTTGATCCGTGAGCCACAAGAGCAGCATGGGTTcgaaattttcaattcgtACGGGAATGAGCTTTCAAACGCCCAACTATTACAGAAATACGGGTTTATAGATATGGACAACAATCCCAATGACATATGTTTactttcaattcaatttttcaaacaattgaaaaccTTGAAAGACAAATTGGGAAACCCtaaaaaagcaaaagaGTTGGATCAAAAAATAGAATGGTTGGAAGAAGTAGGatatgaattaattaatgaaatcatCAATGCTGGAGAAACTGAGCATGAAGAACATACTCACGACGAAGAGGATTGCCAAGATGAAAATTGTAATCAGAAATATGGAGAAGTTGTTCTTCCAGAGTCATGGCCCCTTGCCATATTTGTAAGAAACATAGATGGAAGTTGTTCACCACAAACCTACgcaattttaaaattagttgaattgaaacacccttattttgttcaaaaattagaatcaattgataatgaaaagatattaatgaaaaacatTCAAAAATATCTATTGAATCACactgaaaaagaattgaaatcgTTTAATAAAACGGTGCTGAATTGGTGCAAAAATAGACTACAAAAATACCCAGATTCAATCAAACCAAGTGAACATAGCGAACAGATATCAACAATCATCAACCAAGAAAAGCGCATATTACATAAATTTATAGGCTTACATAgctaatgatattgattgCTGAACAAATACGTGATTTTAAAACACGAATATTTTTGAAGACTCTATACACCAGGTTTACACAGTCTGGTTAGCTCAACACCAAAAGTGAAGTAACAAAAAGGAATGCTCGAACCAAGATTAATGGGAAAGTGGCCATGGCTAACGCGGGCATCAATTCTTACTAAACTGGAGTGGTTActttttttatctttttccTTGTCgctctttttcttttgcttACTCATGGTGCAACACGTACCCTTagaatataaaataaactaCAGACACGCAAGTAATCTAGGATTTTAACAAAAGATGGCGTTTTCAGATGATGATAGTATTCTGTTTGAATATGATGACGATATGGATGACGATGGATCAgaaatttctttcatttccGAGGACGAAAATGACGGGAACAATTTTGAACCTCCCAACAAGAAAGTGAAATCTAGTTATAATAGGAACGGGGTTCTTGATGATTCTGTTATGGTCGGCTTTAACGGAACTCTCTATAGACCTTGGACGTTTGAGGAATTCATAGAACAACATTTCTTAAGTCCTTTAAAGAAGTTGGAAAAAGTACATTTGAATGGTTGTACCGAAGACGATTTATTAATCATGTTACAATATAAGAAATGGAATCTGGATGAAGTGATAAATTCGTTCTTTGAATCACACGACAAGCTCATGGAAGGTTGTGGTTTACCAGTTGGCAAGCCATCAAACAACAAGTTTGAGGAGGTTGACAACTATGATTGTTTTATATGCTGTGAACTGTACCCGAAGACAACTGTTTATTCGTTGACGTGTAACCatcaattttgttttaactgttatcaacaatatatTGGGAATGAGATTGTACGCGGAGAGCTAGTATCATGTATGGATCCAGAATGTCATTACACCATACCTCATAGAGATATCGATCAATTTTATACCAGGAAAGACAAggagaagaatttgattgtCACAGTAAAACCTTTGTCGTCCAATCCTTTGTTGCATTCAGCAGCTCGTTACTTGGTGAATTCTAAACCAAAGTATACCCATTGTCCTGCCACCGACTGCTACAGTTTTGCAGAAGTATTGGATGACACAAAGTGTTCTTCGTCACAGCTATTCACCGAACAATATTCTGATATGAATGTGGATTTATCTAGGGTGCCTATTATTGGTTGCAGCGAACATCACGAGTTTTGCTTTGATTGCAAATATGAAAATCATTTACCGTGTCCATGTTGGATAAGTAAAAAGTGGATCAAAAAATGCAATGACGACTCAGAAACTGCTCATTGGATTGATGCAAATACCCATAGCTGTCCTAAATGCTATTCCtccattgaaaaaaatggaGGTTGCAATCATATGACTTGTCAGAAATGCAAATACGAGTTCTGTTGGGTGTGTTTAAAGGATTGGTCTGATCATAGAAGTAACTATTCTTGTAATCGTTTCCGGGACGAGAGAGCTGAAGATGAGattagaaaaaataaaagcaGGCAAACGTTGGAAAGATATTTGCATTTCTACAAACGATACTCCATCCACGAGAACTCAATGAAAGGTGATCAAaaaactttgaaaaaaattgatgacTTGACTCGCCTTTACATGGAAGATAGACGAGAAAATGGCCAGACTTATTTGTCATGGAAtgatattcaatttttgccCGATGCAATGAAATCTTTGCAAAATGGCAGAAAGACTTTGAAATGGACGTATTCCTTTGCTTATTATTTATccaaatccaatttttccGAAATTTTTGAGAGTAACCAAgattttttgaatcaaaCAGTCGAAGACTTATCAGAGATTTTCGAAAAGATTATggacaagaaaaataaaaacaaagttGACACAATTTTGAAGAACAAAGCAAAGATTATGAATTTGAGTGAGTTGGTCAACATGAGACGAACGACTTTGATTAAGAGTTCACAAGAAAACTTGCAACAGGGCTTGTTaagttttgaaatttagGTGGGCTAGGCTATATAGTCTGCTAGTTTCgttcaattattgaacGATTGAACTTTTATGTACATATGTAAAGTTTGAATATTGAATATCGTTTTTGTAATAGCTTTTTAATTTTCCAAAGAAAATTTATAGCGACGATGGCAATACTACAAACTTCTTGACTGTATGTTCTTTATCCGAAACTATAATTTTATGTTGTCTTGGTTTTATTAGTTTAGTTGGTGTTAATTAATATGTAGTATCgctttaattatttttgtgCACTTTACAAT
This is a stretch of genomic DNA from Candida dubliniensis CD36 chromosome 1, complete sequence. It encodes these proteins:
- a CDS encoding ubiquitin-conjugating enzyme E2 binding protein homolog, putative (Similar to Mus musculus ARIH1), which codes for MAFSDDDSISFEYDDDMDDDGSEISFISEDENDGNNFEPPNKKVKSSYNRNGVLDDSVMVGFNGTLYRPWTFEEFIEQHFLSPLKKLEKVHLNGCTEDDLLIMLQYKKWNSDEVINSFFESHDKLMEGCGLPVGKPSNNKFEEVDNYDCFICCESYPKTTVYSLTCNHQFCFNCYQQYIGNEIVRGELVSCMDPECHYTIPHRDIDQFYTRKDKEKNLIVTVKPLSSNPLLHSAARYLVNSKPKYTHCPATDCYSFAEVLDDTKCSSSQLFTEQYSDMNVDLSRVPIIGCSEHHEFCFDCKYENHLPCPCWISKKWIKKCNDDSETAHWIDANTHSCPKCYSSIEKNGGCNHMTCQKCKYEFCWVCLKDWSDHRSNYSCNRFRDERAEDEIRKNKSRQTLERYLHFYKRYSIHENSMKGDQKTLKKIDDLTRLYMEDRRENGQTYLSWNDIQFLPDAMKSLQNGRKTLKWTYSFAYYLSKSNFSEIFESNQDFLNQTVEDLSEIFEKIMDKKNKNKVDTILKNKAKIMNLSELVNMRRTTLIKSSQENLQQGLLSFEI